In a single window of the Procambarus clarkii isolate CNS0578487 chromosome 51, FALCON_Pclarkii_2.0, whole genome shotgun sequence genome:
- the LOC138351917 gene encoding phospholipid phosphatase 5-like, which yields MLKWIETQATFWLEILTRAFLSVVFLELEQTSPFVRKIHIDELWLYKNPRTPSYVPSTILWPLVFIVPTSVMLLYFIIKRDRTELCQGLLALSLALGLNGVITNIIKLVVGRPRPDFFYRCFPDGREDLEDIIDIGTACTGETLIIQEGRKSFPSGHSSFSFCSLGFLSLWIFGKLSVFSKKRGQGWRLVIGMTPLILALMIALSRTSDYHHHWQDVVVGSLLGLFMSYLCYRQYYPRLTSPHCHLPYLMLPTVLPPKYVNGTPSVEVPNFIDPETPMEEQIKWM from the exons ATGTTGAAATGGATAGAAACTCAAGCCACATTTTGGCTGGAAATCCTCACTCGAGCCTTTCTTTCTGTTGTATTCCT AGAGTTGGAGCAAACTTCACCATTTGTCCGGAAAATTCACATAGATGAGCTATGGCTATACAAAAACCCTCGTACACCCTCGTATGTACCAAGTACCATCTTGTGG CCACTTGTGTTTATAGTTCCCACATCAGTAATGCTTCTCTACTTCATAATAAAGCGTGATAGAACAGAACTGTGTCAAGGTCTTCTTGCCCTGTCACTTGCTCTTGGCTTGAATGGGGTCATCACAAATATCATCAAACTTGTTGTTG GTCGACCACGGCCAGATTTCTTTTATCGCTGCTTTCCGGATGGACGTGAGGATCTTGAAGACATCATCGACATAGGCACAGCATGTACGGGGGAAACTTTAATAATACAGGAGGGACGCAAGAGCTTTCCCAGTGGACATTCGTCTT TTTCATTTTGCAGCCTGGGGTTTCTAAGCCTGTGGATCTTTGGAAAACTGAGTGTTTTCAGTAAGAAACGTGGCCAGGGTTGGAGGCTTGTAATCGGCATGACGCCTCTTATTTTGGCATTGATGATCGCACTTTCACGCACCAGTGATTATCACCACCATTGGCAAG ATGTAGTGGTAGGATCACTGCTGGGGCTCTTCATGTCTTACCTGTGCTACCGTCAGTACTACCCTCGGCTCACCTCCCCACACTGCCATCTTCCTTACCTTATGCTACCTACTGTCCTTCCGCCTAAGTATGTCAATGGCACTCCTAGTGTGGAGGTACCAAACTTCATTGATCCCGAAACTCCTATGGAGGAGCAGATTAAGTGGATGTAG